In Treponema denticola, one genomic interval encodes:
- a CDS encoding DUF4160 domain-containing protein, which produces MPKYFSFKVAGYYLYFTSKCIIEAFHVHASDSKLTEKSSAKFFVKSDGETIIQNRGVLNDKDLRKIQGFIKERYIEMYEKWCEYSHESFYTGK; this is translated from the coding sequence ATGCCTAAATATTTTTCTTTTAAAGTTGCAGGATATTATTTATATTTTACTTCTAAATGTATTATTGAGGCCTTTCATGTTCATGCAAGTGATTCAAAATTGACGGAAAAAAGTTCGGCTAAATTTTTTGTTAAAAGTGACGGCGAGACAATAATTCAGAATCGAGGAGTCCTCAATGATAAAGACCTAAGAAAAATACAGGGTTTTATCAAAGAGCGGTATATTGAAATGTATGAAAAATGGTGTGAGTATAGCCATGAGAGTTTTTACACGGGAAAATAG
- a CDS encoding DUF7723 family protein, whose amino-acid sequence MPDLYKIADEADVIANGFAFKKIPEGIRVFNLNNGYGAAVFKQDGTLIETNMDDIEIIVSKKYLKSCLKYMED is encoded by the coding sequence ATGCCTGATTTATATAAGATTGCCGATGAAGCCGATGTAATTGCTAATGGTTTTGCTTTTAAAAAGATTCCTGAAGGAATACGAGTTTTTAATTTAAATAACGGGTATGGTGCAGCAGTCTTTAAACAAGACGGAACATTAATTGAAACTAATATGGACGATATTGAAATAATTGTTTCAAAAAAATATTTAAAAAGTTGTTTAAAATATATGGAAGATTAA
- a CDS encoding tetratricopeptide repeat protein, giving the protein MITGKRFKFILLTFIFAAGLFFTQAGVLFAQDKPDALKLYRQGRSLDSIGRREDAGTAYLSAIEICRNELKVNSKNMDSYAVYTWCLFRLGRYKDTELVCSDALKIGKDARIIETLAEAQFFLGNYKDALRNMEMYIEMAPNGERISVAHFFVGEIYRNTKKYHKADIAYSISVHLEPSNSLWWYRLGIVREAAGEKEGAIAAYQTAVKLRPEFKEAAEALKRVKI; this is encoded by the coding sequence ATGATAACCGGAAAACGTTTTAAATTTATTCTATTAACTTTTATTTTTGCTGCAGGTCTTTTTTTTACGCAGGCCGGTGTTCTTTTTGCACAAGATAAACCTGATGCTCTAAAGCTTTACAGGCAGGGCCGCAGCCTTGATTCCATAGGAAGGCGTGAAGATGCCGGAACCGCTTATCTATCCGCTATAGAAATTTGCCGTAACGAATTAAAGGTAAATTCTAAGAATATGGATTCTTATGCCGTATATACATGGTGCCTTTTTCGATTGGGCCGATACAAGGACACCGAACTGGTATGTAGTGATGCCTTAAAGATCGGGAAGGATGCAAGAATTATCGAAACCTTGGCAGAGGCTCAGTTTTTCCTAGGGAATTATAAAGACGCGTTGCGGAATATGGAAATGTATATCGAGATGGCTCCCAACGGCGAGCGTATAAGCGTTGCTCACTTTTTTGTCGGAGAGATTTACCGAAATACAAAAAAATATCACAAAGCCGATATTGCTTATTCCATTTCAGTGCACTTGGAGCCTTCCAATTCTCTTTGGTGGTATAGGCTTGGAATTGTCCGTGAAGCGGCCGGAGAAAAAGAAGGTGCGATTGCAGCCTATCAAACGGCAGTAAAACTCCGCCCCGAGTTTAAGGAAGCAGCCGAAGCCCTCAAACGGGTAAAGATTTAA
- a CDS encoding DUF7724 family protein yields the protein MQTENTAYLSNEDSYTIFSFGDKRLKFIAPYSLERYGDVVSWDKGYLVVSAKYAHNSEFEEEYIDLIPILENLYIDTEKFLSSIQKVEVRYA from the coding sequence ATGCAAACAGAAAATACGGCTTATTTAAGTAATGAAGACTCTTATACAATATTCTCTTTTGGTGATAAACGATTAAAGTTTATAGCACCTTATTCATTGGAGAGATATGGAGATGTTGTTAGTTGGGATAAGGGCTATCTTGTCGTTTCTGCTAAATATGCTCATAATTCTGAGTTTGAAGAAGAATATATTGATTTAATTCCTATATTAGAAAATCTGTATATTGATACCGAAAAATTTTTATCATCAATTCAAAAGGTGGAGGTAAGATATGCCTGA